A part of Streptococcus porcinus genomic DNA contains:
- a CDS encoding ABC transporter permease, producing MKKYIIERILRSLISILLVTTLTYVIVFTLVPTNLIFKQDPNYNKMVTTPDKKENYRNTIFERMGYISYYNSKELEANAEKIDKSVSVEPSKANQKIYQKYIKSIGNGWKLKRFEESKKFYAVRNIPIYERVWNFFSRLIVIDHPWVIQDKKNPNLARYIRPEIDPAVGPALVGSGTKHKYMLYFNGQFPFVHQNFIGFNLGTSYPTYANIPVIQVITQEQGRTLSKEVTFPNGTKKFSPINIYSRTYKSPSKADARDRMNFGKDDPYTATENNHAEPSMIANSFIIGMIGVLLSYIFGLPIGMLMAYYKDGIFDRFSTGATTFMLALPSIALIYIVRFLGSMVGLPDTFPLLGASDPKSYVLPALILGILGTPGNVVWFRRYLVDLQGSDFVRFARAKGLTEAEISKNHLFKQAMVPIVNGIPQAVVATIAGATLTETVFAFPGMGKMLIDAIKAANNTMVVGLVFIFAVLSILALLAGDILMTILDPRIKLSSKGGK from the coding sequence ATGAAAAAGTATATTATTGAGCGCATCTTGAGGTCTTTAATATCAATCTTGTTGGTAACTACACTGACTTACGTTATTGTTTTTACACTTGTTCCAACAAATTTGATTTTTAAACAAGATCCTAATTATAACAAGATGGTGACAACACCAGATAAAAAAGAAAATTATCGAAATACGATTTTCGAGCGTATGGGCTATATTTCCTATTATAATAGTAAAGAATTAGAAGCTAACGCTGAGAAAATAGATAAATCTGTTAGCGTCGAGCCATCAAAGGCTAATCAAAAAATATATCAAAAATATATCAAATCCATCGGAAATGGTTGGAAATTGAAACGATTTGAAGAAAGTAAAAAATTCTATGCAGTCCGTAACATACCAATTTATGAACGGGTTTGGAATTTTTTCAGCCGGTTAATAGTGATTGACCATCCATGGGTAATTCAAGACAAAAAGAATCCAAATTTAGCTCGTTATATTCGTCCAGAAATAGATCCTGCAGTAGGTCCAGCTTTGGTTGGTTCAGGAACAAAACACAAGTACATGTTATACTTCAATGGGCAGTTTCCTTTTGTTCACCAGAACTTTATTGGTTTTAATTTAGGGACTTCTTACCCGACTTATGCTAATATCCCTGTTATTCAAGTTATCACACAAGAACAAGGGCGTACACTATCTAAAGAAGTAACGTTCCCAAATGGGACTAAGAAGTTTTCACCGATAAATATTTATTCTCGTACCTATAAATCACCTAGTAAGGCAGATGCTAGAGATCGAATGAACTTTGGAAAAGATGACCCATACACTGCAACTGAGAACAATCATGCAGAGCCGTCAATGATAGCTAATTCTTTCATTATCGGAATGATTGGTGTTTTACTATCCTATATCTTTGGCCTTCCAATTGGGATGTTGATGGCTTATTATAAAGATGGGATATTTGATCGTTTCTCTACGGGGGCTACAACTTTTATGTTGGCACTTCCGAGTATCGCATTGATTTACATTGTTCGTTTTTTGGGCTCAATGGTAGGCCTTCCAGATACTTTTCCATTGCTAGGGGCGAGTGATCCTAAGTCCTATGTCTTACCGGCTCTTATTTTGGGAATTCTTGGAACGCCTGGAAATGTAGTCTGGTTCCGTCGATACTTAGTCGACTTGCAAGGTAGTGATTTTGTTCGCTTTGCTCGCGCTAAAGGACTGACTGAAGCTGAAATATCTAAAAATCACTTATTTAAACAAGCAATGGTTCCTATTGTTAATGGAATCCCACAAGCAGTAGTAGCTACTATTGCGGGTGCTACTTTGACTGAGACTGTCTTTGCCTTTCCGGGAATGGGTAAGATGCTGATTGATGCTATTAAGGCAGCTAATAATACAATGGTTGTTGGGCTTGTCTTTATATTCGCAGTTCTTTCTATTTTAGCCCTATTAGCTGGTGACATCTTAATGACAATTCTTGACCCACGTATCAAATTATCTAGTAAAGGAGGGAAGTAA
- the oppC gene encoding oligopeptide ABC transporter permease OppC, with product MATIDKSKFEFVELDSYASEVIDAPAYSYWKSVFRQFFSRKSTVLMLIILIAIILMSFIYPMFANYDFGDVSNINDFSKRYISPGAEYWFGTDKNGQSLFDGVWYGARNSILISVIATMINMLLGVVVGALWGVSKAVDKVMIEVYNVISNLPQMLIIIVLTYSIGAGFWNLIFAFCVTGWIGIAYSVRVQVLRYRDLEYNLASQTLGTPIHKIATKNLLPQLVSVIVSMVSLLLPAYISSEAFLSFFGLGLPLSEPSLGRLISNYSSNLTTNAYLFWIPLTTLILVSLPLYIVGQNLADASDPRTHR from the coding sequence ATGGCAACCATTGACAAAAGTAAATTTGAGTTTGTTGAACTCGACAGTTATGCATCAGAAGTCATTGATGCCCCAGCTTACTCATACTGGAAATCTGTTTTTCGTCAGTTCTTTTCACGTAAATCAACTGTATTGATGTTGATTATATTAATTGCAATTATTTTAATGAGCTTTATCTATCCTATGTTTGCAAATTATGATTTTGGCGATGTAAGTAATATTAATGATTTTTCAAAACGTTATATTTCACCAGGCGCTGAGTATTGGTTTGGTACTGATAAAAATGGACAGTCATTATTTGATGGCGTTTGGTATGGTGCAAGGAATTCTATTTTAATTTCTGTTATTGCAACAATGATTAATATGCTTTTAGGTGTGGTAGTCGGTGCTTTATGGGGTGTTTCTAAAGCTGTTGATAAAGTTATGATTGAAGTCTATAATGTTATTTCGAACTTGCCACAAATGTTAATTATTATCGTTTTAACCTACTCTATTGGAGCAGGATTTTGGAATTTGATATTTGCCTTTTGTGTAACAGGCTGGATTGGTATTGCCTATTCTGTGAGGGTTCAAGTGCTTCGTTATCGTGATTTAGAATATAATTTAGCCAGTCAAACGTTAGGCACACCAATACATAAAATTGCAACTAAGAACTTATTGCCACAATTGGTTTCTGTTATTGTATCAATGGTATCTTTATTACTTCCAGCCTATATTTCTTCTGAAGCATTCCTATCCTTCTTTGGTTTAGGATTACCACTTTCAGAACCAAGCCTTGGGCGTTTAATTTCTAACTACTCCTCAAACTTGACAACAAATGCTTATTTATTCTGGATTCCTTTAACCACTCTTATTTTAGTGTCGCTACCTCTTTATATTGTAGGACAAAACTTAGCTGACGCTAGTGATCCAAGAACGCATAGATAG